A genomic window from Rhodococcus sp. KBS0724 includes:
- a CDS encoding FadR/GntR family transcriptional regulator, translating to MSPMVERKLLTDQAAELLRARIVGGEWGVGDKLPGETTLAAQLGIGRSTIREAVRTLAGLGMLESRQGAGVFLRSATPPDQWPRVLEAEAILHVVEVRNAVEIEAARLAAQRRDAVDVAALRQALDGRTAAAHSGDAAFVDADIAVHRAVVVAAHNPVLSELFETFVPRLRAALIELIAVLDLHPPSQPDADEHRMLVDAIEAGDAEAAVRISRAHLDDMAAALRR from the coding sequence GTGTCGCCGATGGTCGAACGCAAACTACTCACCGATCAAGCTGCTGAGCTCCTCCGGGCGCGCATCGTCGGAGGCGAATGGGGGGTCGGTGACAAACTTCCAGGTGAAACCACTCTGGCGGCTCAATTGGGTATCGGCCGTTCCACCATCCGCGAAGCCGTTCGCACGCTCGCGGGGCTCGGAATGCTGGAATCGCGTCAGGGCGCCGGAGTGTTCCTGCGGAGTGCGACGCCGCCGGATCAGTGGCCGCGGGTGCTCGAAGCCGAAGCCATCCTGCATGTCGTCGAGGTGCGGAACGCGGTCGAGATCGAGGCAGCTCGTCTCGCCGCGCAGCGCCGTGACGCCGTTGACGTCGCAGCGTTGCGGCAAGCACTGGACGGGAGAACCGCCGCTGCGCACTCCGGTGATGCGGCGTTCGTCGACGCCGACATCGCGGTCCACCGAGCGGTCGTGGTTGCGGCGCACAACCCGGTGCTCTCGGAACTCTTCGAGACCTTCGTTCCTCGGCTACGCGCTGCGTTGATCGAGTTGATCGCCGTTCTGGATTTGCATCCACCCAGTCAGCCGGACGCGGACGAGCATCGAATGTTGGTGGACGCCATCGAAGCCGGCGACGCGGAGGCAGCGGTACGAATCAGTCGAGCACACCTCGACGACATGGCGGCAGCGTTGCGGCGCTAG
- a CDS encoding 2-isopropylmalate synthase: MSTTWNKQKPSPMPSERYRAAWDRVDIPIFERTWPSNRTTAAPLWVPVDLRDGNQALAEPMDPDRKRRMFEMMVAIGYKEIEVGYPSASQTDFDFVRDLVRLDLVPDDVTIVVFTAARKDLIERTYQSIAGLPNAVVHMYTATAPTWRDVVLGKERDELHGMIFRAAEDVARGGDGHDGWRFEFSPEVFNLTEPDYILQVCNSLTELWDASPDRPVVHNLPATVEIATPNIYADQIEYMHHNLARRDSVILSVHPHNDRGTGVACAELAVLAGAQRVEGCLFGNGERTGNVDLVTLGLNLHAQGVDPEIDFTDIDDIRRTVEYCNRIPVHERHPYGGDLVYTAFSGTHQDAIKKGFAHHYERAEILGVDPSQAPWEVPYLPIDPADVGRDYQAVIRVNSQSGKGGIAYLLASEYGVELPRRLQIDFAARVQRETDGSGLEITADQLWNLLLREYGYNGGMRRYSVEHSSGSDDLFVVLDRDGRDITAQASASGPVEALARILTENGTAVDVLSLTQHSLPGNSDSPGSATSAVTITEALVNGVQQWGVAVHQSVTASALHSVYAAASHLCDASHTHLRKDSLRSIVEPTSN, encoded by the coding sequence ATGAGCACCACCTGGAACAAGCAGAAACCATCCCCCATGCCGTCCGAGCGCTATCGCGCCGCGTGGGATCGCGTCGACATCCCGATTTTCGAACGGACCTGGCCGTCGAACCGCACCACCGCGGCACCCCTGTGGGTACCAGTCGATTTGCGTGACGGCAACCAAGCCCTCGCGGAACCGATGGACCCCGATCGCAAGCGACGGATGTTCGAGATGATGGTGGCGATCGGCTACAAGGAAATCGAGGTCGGCTACCCCTCCGCGAGCCAGACCGACTTCGATTTCGTCCGCGACCTGGTACGCCTCGACCTGGTTCCCGACGACGTCACCATCGTCGTATTCACCGCTGCACGAAAGGATTTGATCGAGCGAACCTACCAATCCATCGCAGGACTGCCGAATGCGGTGGTGCACATGTACACCGCAACTGCACCGACCTGGCGCGATGTAGTTCTCGGGAAGGAGCGAGACGAACTGCACGGCATGATCTTTCGTGCCGCCGAGGATGTTGCGCGCGGCGGCGACGGCCATGACGGGTGGCGGTTCGAGTTCTCACCCGAGGTCTTCAACCTGACGGAACCTGACTACATCCTGCAGGTCTGCAACAGCCTCACTGAACTCTGGGACGCGAGCCCCGATCGTCCGGTCGTCCACAATCTGCCTGCCACAGTGGAAATCGCCACTCCCAACATCTACGCAGACCAGATCGAATACATGCATCACAATCTCGCTCGACGCGATTCCGTGATCCTGTCGGTGCATCCGCACAATGATCGTGGCACCGGAGTGGCCTGTGCCGAACTGGCAGTGCTCGCCGGCGCGCAGCGCGTCGAAGGCTGCCTGTTCGGCAACGGTGAGCGCACCGGCAATGTCGATCTGGTGACGCTCGGACTCAATCTCCATGCGCAGGGCGTCGACCCGGAAATCGACTTCACCGATATCGACGACATACGTCGAACAGTGGAGTACTGCAACAGAATCCCGGTGCACGAGCGTCACCCGTACGGCGGTGACCTGGTCTACACCGCGTTCTCGGGAACCCACCAGGACGCGATCAAGAAGGGCTTTGCACATCATTACGAGCGAGCCGAAATCCTCGGTGTCGATCCGTCGCAGGCTCCGTGGGAAGTGCCGTACCTGCCGATCGACCCCGCTGACGTCGGTCGCGACTACCAGGCCGTGATCCGGGTAAACAGCCAGTCCGGTAAAGGAGGTATCGCCTACCTGTTGGCATCGGAATACGGCGTCGAACTCCCCCGTCGCCTGCAAATCGATTTTGCTGCGCGGGTTCAACGTGAAACCGATGGGTCCGGACTCGAGATAACCGCCGACCAGCTGTGGAACCTCCTGCTGCGTGAGTACGGGTACAACGGAGGAATGCGCCGATACTCGGTGGAACACAGCTCCGGTAGTGATGACCTGTTTGTCGTCTTGGATCGAGACGGCCGGGACATTACTGCCCAGGCCAGTGCGTCCGGACCCGTCGAGGCGCTGGCCAGGATCCTGACCGAGAACGGCACAGCAGTCGACGTACTGTCCCTCACTCAACATTCACTTCCCGGCAACTCGGATTCTCCCGGAAGTGCAACTTCTGCCGTCACCATCACGGAAGCCCTGGTCAACGGAGTCCAGCAGTGGGGCGTGGCGGTTCACCAGTCCGTCACGGCGTCGGCGCTTCACTCCGTTTACGCGGCAGCGTCTCACCTATGTGATGCGAGTCACACGCACTTGCGGAAGGATTCCCTGAGGTCCATAGTTGAACCTACAAGCAATTGA
- a CDS encoding peptide MFS transporter has protein sequence MSNSTEPAERTEKEDRGFFGQPFALANLFGVEMWERFSFYGMQGILIYYLYYSVSDGGLGISQAAATSIVGAYGGTVYLSTILGAWVADRLLGSERTLFYSASLVMAGHIALSVLPGMWGVGVGLVMVAFGSGGLKANATSLVGDLYSEKDVRRDAGFSIFYMGINIGGLVGPLLTGAVQDAWGFHAGFALAAVGMALGLIQYTLGRKHLHGIGAEPGNPLPADKRALYIGIGIAVIVVVAVASITGLITADNMSDVVVGLTIIASVGYFLLMLTSKKVTKVERSRVFAFIPMFIASAAFWSLFQQQFTTVPVISDKLLDRNLFGWDFPPTWVQSINPVFIIIFAGVFAAMWTKLGPRQPSSPIKFAIGTGIMGLAFLAFIPITGGGPNSAPLLGLAGVLLLFTFAELFLSPVGLSLATKLAPEHFHTQMVALFFLSVALGSSMAGTLAGHFDIDDSQPFFLIIGFSSIGIGVVLAAASPWIKKLMQGVQ, from the coding sequence ATGAGTAACTCTACGGAGCCTGCCGAACGGACCGAGAAGGAAGACAGGGGCTTCTTCGGCCAGCCGTTTGCATTGGCCAATCTGTTCGGCGTGGAAATGTGGGAGAGGTTCTCCTTCTACGGGATGCAAGGCATCCTCATCTATTACCTGTACTACAGCGTCAGTGACGGCGGCCTCGGCATCAGCCAGGCGGCAGCGACCAGCATCGTCGGCGCGTACGGCGGCACCGTCTACCTGTCGACGATCCTCGGCGCATGGGTGGCCGACCGACTTCTCGGCTCCGAGCGCACGCTCTTCTACAGTGCTTCGCTGGTGATGGCCGGCCACATCGCACTGTCGGTTCTCCCCGGCATGTGGGGTGTGGGAGTCGGCCTGGTCATGGTTGCCTTCGGCAGTGGCGGTCTCAAGGCTAATGCGACCTCACTGGTCGGAGACCTCTATTCCGAAAAGGATGTTCGCCGCGACGCCGGATTCTCCATCTTCTACATGGGCATCAACATCGGCGGTCTTGTCGGTCCGCTGCTCACCGGAGCCGTCCAGGACGCCTGGGGATTCCACGCCGGTTTTGCTCTCGCCGCCGTCGGTATGGCGCTCGGCCTGATCCAATACACGCTGGGCCGCAAGCATCTTCACGGAATCGGAGCCGAACCCGGCAACCCGTTGCCCGCGGACAAGCGCGCTCTCTACATCGGTATCGGCATTGCTGTGATCGTCGTCGTCGCGGTCGCCTCGATCACCGGACTGATCACCGCGGACAACATGTCCGACGTCGTCGTCGGACTCACGATCATCGCGTCGGTCGGCTACTTCCTACTCATGCTCACCAGCAAGAAGGTGACCAAGGTCGAACGCAGTCGAGTCTTTGCATTCATCCCGATGTTCATCGCGAGTGCGGCCTTCTGGTCGCTGTTTCAGCAGCAGTTCACCACTGTGCCGGTGATCTCGGACAAGCTCCTGGACCGCAATCTCTTCGGTTGGGACTTCCCACCGACGTGGGTGCAGTCGATCAACCCGGTGTTCATCATCATCTTTGCTGGTGTCTTCGCAGCAATGTGGACCAAACTCGGCCCGCGCCAGCCGTCGTCGCCGATCAAGTTTGCCATCGGCACCGGGATCATGGGCTTGGCCTTCCTTGCCTTCATTCCCATCACCGGCGGCGGACCGAACAGCGCACCGCTCCTCGGACTTGCCGGAGTGCTTCTGCTCTTCACCTTCGCAGAACTCTTCCTCTCCCCCGTCGGCCTTTCCCTTGCAACCAAACTCGCGCCCGAGCATTTCCACACGCAGATGGTCGCGTTGTTCTTCCTGTCCGTCGCGTTGGGCTCCTCGATGGCCGGAACCCTCGCCGGTCATTTCGACATCGACGACAGCCAACCGTTCTTCCTGATCATCGGATTCTCGTCGATCGGAATCGGAGTGGTGCTCGCTGCCGCGTCGCCGTGGATCAAGAAGCTGATGCAGGGCGTGCAGTAA
- a CDS encoding LLM class F420-dependent oxidoreductase, which produces MPERVHSVTLRFIYHYPEISGLDGDVLDPGPLRDVAIAAERAGFDTLSLSEHPIPGARWLASGGHQTLDPFVALGYVAAATERLRLLTYLAVAPYRNPFLLAKSASTLDKLSGGRLTLGLGTGYQKSEFHALGIDFDERNKLFDEALDVLPLHWSGEPFTYRGKHFSALDVIARPKPVQNPIPIWIGGNSKLTRRRVAERAQGWMPMSGGAELSATARTPTLGSVDQIGGHITELRNAALAAGRAEPIDVVYSYHGDGIHTPTDESDRHREVFEELEKSGVTAVVVSGPIDGLAATVEFLEAFGSTYLS; this is translated from the coding sequence ATGCCAGAGAGGGTTCACTCGGTGACATTGCGTTTCATCTACCACTACCCGGAAATAAGCGGTCTCGACGGAGACGTCCTCGATCCAGGGCCGCTGCGGGACGTGGCCATTGCGGCCGAACGCGCCGGATTCGACACACTGTCGCTCAGCGAACATCCGATACCCGGTGCCCGGTGGCTGGCCTCGGGAGGGCATCAGACACTCGACCCTTTTGTTGCCCTCGGTTACGTCGCAGCGGCAACCGAACGACTGCGACTGCTCACCTATCTCGCCGTGGCGCCGTATCGAAACCCCTTCCTACTGGCAAAATCCGCGTCAACTCTGGACAAGCTCTCCGGTGGCCGCCTCACACTCGGACTCGGAACCGGATACCAGAAGAGCGAATTTCACGCTCTTGGTATCGATTTCGACGAGCGCAACAAACTCTTCGACGAAGCGCTGGACGTGCTTCCGCTGCACTGGAGCGGTGAACCGTTTACCTACCGCGGCAAGCACTTCAGCGCGCTCGACGTCATCGCCCGGCCGAAACCGGTCCAGAACCCGATCCCCATCTGGATCGGTGGCAACTCCAAGCTGACCCGCCGCCGCGTAGCGGAGCGTGCACAGGGATGGATGCCGATGTCGGGTGGGGCAGAGTTGAGCGCCACCGCCCGAACACCCACTCTCGGATCGGTTGATCAGATCGGCGGCCACATCACCGAGTTGCGAAATGCGGCGCTTGCCGCCGGACGCGCCGAGCCCATCGACGTCGTGTACTCCTATCACGGCGACGGGATCCACACGCCGACAGACGAATCCGACCGGCACCGCGAAGTGTTCGAAGAACTCGAAAAATCAGGCGTCACCGCAGTGGTGGTTTCCGGTCCCATCGACGGGTTGGCTGCCACCGTCGAATTCCTCGAAGCGTTCGGGTCCACGTACCTGTCATGA
- a CDS encoding sulfite exporter TauE/SafE family protein, with the protein MNLLDFLFLVVAGFFSGLVGFVTGLASIVSYPALLSVGLSPVSANMTNTVALVAVGVGALANSSREVADTGPKLVRWSLYSAAGGIIGALILWLAPEGSFESVVPAMVAFAALALLLQPKIRELSGGGDRPGIYSAALFAVAVYGGYFGAGAGVIFLAATLILTSETVWRATILKSFFLGIANLVAALIFAFSGQVHWVAALAMAIGALAGGWCGPPVVKKIPPSVLRVAVAIAGFALALWLWVK; encoded by the coding sequence GTGAACCTGCTCGATTTTCTCTTTCTCGTCGTAGCGGGATTCTTCAGCGGCCTTGTCGGCTTTGTCACCGGACTGGCGTCCATCGTGTCGTATCCGGCGTTGCTCAGTGTCGGGTTGTCGCCCGTCAGCGCCAATATGACCAACACCGTGGCACTGGTGGCCGTCGGCGTTGGTGCATTGGCGAACTCGTCGCGCGAAGTCGCCGATACCGGACCCAAACTTGTTCGCTGGTCCCTGTATTCGGCCGCCGGCGGCATCATCGGTGCGTTGATTTTGTGGCTCGCGCCGGAGGGTTCCTTCGAATCGGTGGTACCGGCGATGGTTGCGTTTGCAGCACTGGCGCTGCTGCTTCAGCCGAAGATTCGTGAACTGTCCGGTGGTGGTGATCGTCCGGGAATCTACTCGGCCGCACTGTTTGCCGTGGCCGTGTACGGCGGGTATTTCGGTGCGGGTGCCGGTGTTATCTTTCTTGCCGCAACCCTCATCCTCACCTCCGAAACGGTGTGGCGGGCCACGATTCTGAAGAGCTTTTTCCTCGGCATCGCGAATCTGGTGGCGGCACTCATCTTCGCTTTTTCCGGTCAAGTTCACTGGGTGGCCGCACTGGCGATGGCTATCGGCGCGTTGGCCGGAGGCTGGTGTGGGCCACCCGTCGTCAAGAAAATCCCGCCATCGGTACTGCGGGTGGCAGTAGCGATAGCGGGATTCGCTTTGGCGCTGTGGCTGTGGGTCAAATAG
- a CDS encoding SDR family NAD(P)-dependent oxidoreductase has protein sequence MSTQWFEDRAGLDGCVAVITGGAGGLGGAIAADLAENGVRLAVVDIDAEAALRLRRELAEGGRDAVVHHGDARDPDVLNSLFEAAHERWGRLDILVNVVGGTFRTPFAESTPKGWDALLRTNFHHVLHACSLAVPMMKSGGRGGSIVNVTTIEAHRAAPGFAVYSAAKAAVEQFSRTLAVELAPDRIRVNNVAPDFVPTPNLARFGSGDHSMATPVGARVAIPMGRVGHVSDVSNSVVFLVSGLSTFITGTTLHPDGGTLASSGWFNWPDSGWANYAPTRFLEGHP, from the coding sequence ATGAGCACACAATGGTTCGAAGATCGGGCCGGGTTGGACGGCTGCGTGGCCGTCATCACGGGCGGTGCCGGTGGGCTCGGCGGCGCGATTGCCGCTGATCTTGCCGAGAACGGAGTGCGGCTGGCCGTTGTCGACATCGACGCCGAAGCGGCCCTGCGGTTGCGTCGTGAGTTGGCGGAGGGCGGACGCGACGCCGTCGTACATCACGGTGACGCGCGTGATCCGGACGTGCTGAACTCGTTGTTCGAGGCCGCTCACGAGCGGTGGGGCAGGCTCGACATCCTGGTCAACGTCGTCGGTGGCACGTTTCGCACACCTTTTGCCGAATCGACACCGAAAGGGTGGGACGCGCTTCTGCGCACGAACTTCCATCACGTCCTGCACGCGTGCTCCCTCGCGGTGCCGATGATGAAAAGTGGTGGCCGAGGCGGCAGTATCGTCAATGTCACCACCATCGAAGCGCACCGCGCGGCACCAGGTTTTGCCGTTTACTCTGCGGCAAAGGCTGCTGTCGAGCAGTTTTCGCGGACGTTGGCCGTCGAACTTGCCCCGGACCGGATTCGCGTGAACAACGTTGCACCGGACTTTGTTCCGACGCCGAATCTTGCCCGATTCGGCAGCGGGGACCATTCGATGGCAACTCCGGTGGGTGCTCGGGTGGCGATACCGATGGGACGCGTCGGGCATGTCTCCGACGTATCGAACAGCGTCGTCTTTCTTGTCTCCGGACTCTCCACCTTCATCACGGGGACAACACTTCATCCGGACGGTGGAACACTCGCGTCGTCCGGGTGGTTCAACTGGCCTGACTCTGGTTGGGCGAACTACGCGCCGACACGGTTTCTGGAGGGGCATCCGTAG
- a CDS encoding adenylate/guanylate cyclase domain-containing protein, protein MVSMLAANLIGAVLVFAFVRYGVPIEESDAIVADHVRNFAVFGIYLAFAGVVSLTAAAMMLRKVIRWRLRGGPPTRSEQMAALHAPLRQAIVHLVLWFLGGIIFVILTINEMPGLAIAVIVTVCMAATTTFGFTYMLGERILRPVAALALSEGEFDRTMAPGVGTRLAMTWGLGTLMPVAGIILLCATQLTTDLEFSPNSLAWAILLISIMAIVQAFALSMLTASQISDPIRQLRRAIERVQRGATDVRVEVFDGSEIGRLQVGFNRMMKESDERRLLRQLFGQHVGEDVARRALQFGTELGGETRFVAVLFVDMVGSTGAAAERPPGEVVELLNEFFRIVVDVIDRHHGFVNKFMGDAALAIFGAPLDRPDAPTAALAAARELRFKLDAITGLDIGIGVSAGLAVAGNIGAAERFEYTVIGDPVNEASRLTELAKFRPSRVLASTSALYFADEEEQAEWELGEQVQLRGRRRLTHLAWPQKYPEVEPEQIG, encoded by the coding sequence ATGGTTTCGATGCTCGCGGCCAATCTGATCGGTGCGGTGCTGGTCTTTGCCTTTGTGCGGTATGGCGTGCCCATCGAGGAATCCGACGCGATCGTTGCCGATCATGTCCGGAATTTCGCGGTGTTCGGCATTTACCTCGCGTTTGCCGGCGTTGTCAGCCTGACGGCGGCAGCCATGATGCTCCGCAAGGTCATCCGGTGGCGATTGCGCGGCGGTCCCCCGACACGCAGCGAACAGATGGCAGCGTTGCATGCGCCGCTACGCCAGGCCATCGTCCACCTTGTTCTCTGGTTCCTCGGCGGCATCATCTTTGTCATCCTGACGATCAACGAGATGCCCGGGTTGGCTATCGCGGTGATTGTCACCGTCTGTATGGCCGCGACCACGACGTTCGGGTTCACGTACATGCTCGGTGAGCGAATCCTGCGTCCCGTCGCTGCGCTCGCGCTGAGTGAGGGCGAGTTCGACCGGACCATGGCGCCGGGCGTCGGCACGCGTTTGGCGATGACGTGGGGACTTGGCACGCTCATGCCCGTCGCCGGCATCATCTTGCTGTGCGCCACCCAACTCACCACTGATCTCGAGTTCTCACCCAATTCGTTGGCGTGGGCGATCTTGTTGATCTCGATCATGGCGATCGTGCAGGCGTTCGCGCTGTCGATGCTGACGGCCAGTCAGATCTCCGACCCCATCCGGCAACTTCGACGCGCCATCGAGCGGGTACAGCGCGGTGCCACCGACGTTCGTGTCGAGGTGTTCGACGGCAGTGAGATCGGGCGTCTGCAGGTCGGGTTCAACCGCATGATGAAGGAGTCGGACGAGCGTCGTCTGTTGCGCCAGTTGTTCGGCCAACATGTCGGAGAGGACGTGGCTCGACGCGCTTTGCAGTTCGGTACGGAACTGGGTGGTGAGACACGCTTTGTCGCGGTCTTGTTCGTGGACATGGTCGGATCGACGGGCGCCGCGGCCGAACGCCCGCCGGGCGAAGTTGTCGAATTGCTCAATGAGTTCTTCCGCATCGTCGTCGACGTGATCGATCGTCACCACGGCTTTGTCAACAAATTCATGGGCGATGCGGCGCTCGCAATTTTCGGGGCTCCCCTCGATCGACCCGACGCGCCGACGGCTGCGCTCGCCGCTGCCCGCGAGTTGAGATTCAAGCTCGACGCGATCACCGGCCTCGACATCGGAATCGGTGTGAGCGCCGGTTTGGCCGTCGCCGGAAATATCGGTGCCGCGGAGCGTTTCGAGTACACCGTGATCGGCGATCCCGTGAACGAGGCTTCGCGTTTGACCGAGCTCGCGAAGTTCCGTCCCAGCAGGGTCCTGGCGTCGACGAGTGCGCTGTATTTTGCGGACGAGGAAGAACAGGCCGAGTGGGAGCTGGGCGAGCAAGTTCAACTTCGTGGGCGCAGGCGGCTCACTCATCTGGCCTGGCCACAGAAATATCCCGAGGTCGAACCAGAACAGATTGGTTAG
- a CDS encoding YbhN family protein produces MEQTGKSAWRLRRPPPSVAEPGRVRGRFWWMKYVLGLALITLLAVEGTLLWPKLNESWQALTEIHWGWVAACIAAQALSLSGYASVQRRLLNAAGVVAGHLKNLSVIYASTAMALTLPAGQVFSTAFTYKQTRKWGATPVVASWQLAMCGVIAAATLALLGATGALAFGTKVSPITLTISIICVALLFVGLRYIAQNPGSLERIGHWVLTRYNNFRDNHPDRGLSRWSEILAQLDSVELRRTDTVIAFGWSAIHRVADVACLGFACWAVGAQPSFAGLLIAFTAAKAVGSIPLVPGGLGYVDAALITALTIAGATGAQALASLLVYRMVSFVLVALVGWIVFLISFRSTHRDDADMTIDFERGEQPEN; encoded by the coding sequence ATGGAACAGACCGGAAAGTCCGCGTGGCGATTGAGACGACCCCCACCGTCCGTCGCCGAGCCCGGTCGGGTTCGCGGACGTTTCTGGTGGATGAAGTATGTTCTCGGACTGGCACTGATCACTCTGCTGGCTGTCGAGGGAACACTGCTGTGGCCAAAGCTCAATGAGTCCTGGCAGGCTCTGACGGAAATACACTGGGGTTGGGTTGCGGCGTGCATCGCCGCTCAAGCCCTCTCATTGAGCGGATACGCATCGGTGCAGCGGCGACTTCTCAATGCTGCCGGCGTAGTGGCCGGGCACCTGAAGAATCTCTCCGTGATCTACGCAAGTACCGCAATGGCACTCACATTGCCTGCCGGGCAGGTGTTCTCCACCGCCTTCACGTACAAGCAGACCCGCAAGTGGGGTGCTACGCCTGTAGTCGCGTCGTGGCAATTGGCGATGTGCGGTGTGATCGCAGCAGCGACACTGGCGCTTCTCGGCGCTACCGGCGCTTTGGCTTTCGGCACCAAGGTCAGTCCGATCACACTGACTATCTCGATAATCTGTGTGGCGCTCCTTTTCGTCGGTTTGCGGTATATCGCCCAGAACCCCGGCAGTCTCGAACGGATCGGACACTGGGTTCTTACCCGGTACAACAATTTTCGCGACAATCATCCAGACCGTGGACTGTCGCGCTGGTCCGAGATTCTCGCTCAACTCGATTCGGTGGAACTTAGGCGCACCGATACGGTCATCGCTTTCGGATGGTCGGCGATCCATCGTGTTGCCGACGTCGCGTGTCTCGGCTTTGCCTGCTGGGCTGTGGGCGCTCAACCCTCGTTTGCCGGTTTGCTGATCGCGTTCACCGCCGCCAAGGCTGTCGGGAGCATTCCTCTGGTGCCTGGCGGTCTGGGATACGTGGACGCAGCGCTGATCACGGCGCTCACCATCGCCGGAGCCACCGGCGCGCAAGCACTCGCGTCACTGTTGGTCTATCGCATGGTGAGCTTTGTCTTGGTGGCGCTGGTCGGTTGGATCGTCTTCCTGATCTCGTTCCGATCGACACATCGCGATGACGCCGACATGACCATCGACTTCGAACGCGGCGAGCAACCGGAGAACTAG
- a CDS encoding DUF3054 domain-containing protein, translating into MKKYAPFLLIDAILVIIFCAIGRRTHEEANALAGLAKTSWPFLTGLVIGWAATFALYRDKFNAVLLLPTGIAVWLSTVVIGMVLRVLSGQGTQFSFIVVATLVLGAFLLGWRALVPVVAKIRARS; encoded by the coding sequence GTGAAGAAGTACGCACCATTCCTGCTGATCGACGCCATTCTTGTCATAATCTTCTGCGCGATAGGGCGCCGTACCCACGAAGAAGCCAATGCGCTCGCCGGTCTGGCGAAGACATCGTGGCCGTTCCTGACCGGCCTGGTTATCGGATGGGCTGCCACGTTCGCGCTGTACCGCGACAAGTTCAACGCCGTTCTTCTGCTCCCCACCGGCATTGCCGTCTGGCTCTCCACCGTCGTCATCGGCATGGTCCTGCGAGTGCTCAGCGGTCAAGGTACGCAATTCAGTTTCATCGTGGTCGCCACGCTTGTCCTCGGCGCTTTCCTACTCGGGTGGCGCGCACTGGTTCCGGTCGTCGCAAAAATTCGTGCCAGGTCGTAA
- a CDS encoding YceI family protein: MTAATTTLPALTAGTWVIDTVHSTVGFSVRHLVVSKVRGTFDEFSGKITVAEDGTPSVEAEISVASINTKNEQRDGHIKSADFFDVENYPTATFKSTAVRAKGSDFVLAGDFTLHGVTREVELNLEFNGVNPGMGNGPVAGFEATTVINRKDFDISIEMPLEGGGAVVGDKITITLEIEAGLQA; the protein is encoded by the coding sequence ATGACCGCCGCTACCACCACACTGCCCGCATTGACCGCTGGAACCTGGGTCATCGACACGGTCCACTCGACCGTCGGCTTCTCGGTTCGCCACCTCGTGGTATCCAAGGTTCGCGGGACGTTCGACGAGTTCTCCGGCAAGATCACCGTCGCCGAAGACGGCACCCCCTCTGTCGAGGCCGAAATTTCGGTTGCCTCCATCAACACCAAGAACGAGCAGCGTGACGGCCACATCAAGTCCGCTGACTTCTTCGACGTCGAGAACTACCCGACGGCCACCTTCAAGTCCACCGCAGTGCGCGCCAAGGGCAGCGACTTCGTACTCGCAGGCGACTTCACCCTCCACGGCGTCACCCGCGAGGTCGAACTGAACCTCGAGTTCAACGGCGTCAACCCGGGCATGGGCAACGGCCCCGTTGCCGGCTTCGAAGCCACCACCGTCATCAACCGCAAGGACTTCGACATCTCCATCGAGATGCCCCTCGAAGGCGGCGGAGCAGTTGTCGGCGACAAGATCACCATCACCCTCGAGATCGAAGCTGGTCTGCAGGCGTAA